A single region of the Gracilibacillus caseinilyticus genome encodes:
- the thrC gene encoding threonine synthase: MAWQGLLQEYKAYLPINENTPIISLHEGNTPLIKLERLSEKYGVNAYAKFEGLNPTGSFKDRGMVMAMAKAMEDGAKAVICASTGNTSASAAAFAARAGLKCIVVIPEGKIAQGKLAQAVMYGAEIYSIQGNFDDALRYVRKLAETGEVALVNSVNPYRIEGQKTAAFEVCDALGKAPEYLFIPVGNAGNITAYWKGFKEYHEMKASGLPTMMGFEASGAAAIVHDRVFENPETVGTAIRIGNPASWQGAVNARDESQGEIDEITDEEMIEAYQWIAQNEGVFAEPASCASVAGLFKKLKEGKVEKGSTVVTVLTGNGLKDPNTAIDYSEVKPTVLPNDEEVIMNEILGSVKA, from the coding sequence ATGGCTTGGCAAGGATTGTTACAAGAATATAAAGCATATCTACCAATTAACGAAAATACACCAATCATCAGTTTACACGAAGGAAATACACCGTTAATTAAACTGGAAAGATTATCTGAAAAGTATGGTGTTAATGCTTATGCTAAATTCGAAGGCTTAAATCCTACTGGTTCTTTTAAAGATCGCGGTATGGTCATGGCAATGGCAAAAGCGATGGAAGATGGAGCGAAAGCTGTTATTTGTGCATCAACCGGGAATACTTCTGCTTCAGCTGCAGCATTTGCAGCTAGAGCAGGGTTGAAATGTATCGTAGTAATCCCGGAAGGAAAGATCGCTCAAGGTAAATTAGCGCAAGCTGTTATGTACGGCGCAGAAATTTACTCGATTCAGGGGAATTTTGATGATGCATTACGTTATGTGCGAAAATTGGCTGAAACAGGCGAAGTAGCATTAGTAAACTCCGTCAACCCATATCGAATTGAAGGTCAAAAAACAGCAGCATTCGAAGTGTGTGATGCGCTAGGCAAAGCTCCTGAATATTTATTTATTCCGGTCGGTAATGCAGGAAATATTACCGCATACTGGAAAGGTTTCAAAGAATACCATGAGATGAAAGCTTCAGGATTGCCAACAATGATGGGCTTTGAAGCAAGTGGTGCAGCAGCAATTGTTCATGATCGTGTTTTTGAAAATCCGGAGACAGTCGGTACAGCGATTCGAATTGGTAATCCAGCCAGCTGGCAAGGTGCCGTCAATGCGCGTGACGAATCACAAGGTGAAATCGATGAGATTACCGATGAAGAGATGATCGAAGCCTATCAATGGATCGCCCAAAATGAGGGAGTTTTTGCGGAACCAGCATCATGTGCCTCTGTAGCAGGTCTTTTTAAAAAACTGAAAGAGGGTAAAGTGGAAAAAGGCTCTACAGTTGTCACAGTTTTAACTGGAAATGGATTAAAAGATCCTAATACAGCAATCGACTACAGTGAAGTGAAGCCAACCGTGTTACCCAATGATGAAGAAGTAATCATGAACGAAATCCTGGGTAGTGTCAAGGCATGA
- a CDS encoding helix-turn-helix domain-containing protein produces the protein MSDKYVLEIKIGSELKKRGLTQKDLAELTGIRPNAISNLVRGFVERITIDHLERIAKALEVDDINELLTLHIEESKEESAK, from the coding sequence ATGTCGGATAAGTATGTATTGGAAATAAAGATAGGTAGCGAGTTAAAAAAGCGAGGCTTGACGCAAAAAGACCTGGCCGAACTAACCGGAATACGTCCTAACGCCATTTCTAACCTTGTACGAGGCTTTGTAGAAAGAATAACGATAGATCACCTTGAACGGATAGCGAAGGCCTTAGAAGTCGACGACATTAACGAATTATTAACATTACATATAGAAGAGTCGAAGGAAGAAAGCGCCAAATAA
- a CDS encoding molybdenum cofactor guanylyltransferase: protein MHRFHGIVLAGGSSSRFNGDKAFAIYQSKPFYQHAIDLLTPLVEQVSLVCRLDQTNVIADQRVSVLTDDDRCRGEGPLAGIYSAMVVTDAQWYLVVPVDTPFMKKTILHVLIEQMDPTYDAIIPCIDGRVQPLVGIYNINVLAVIQKQLADNKRSMHQLLTRLKVKYVSFGDKESSCFVNINSADDFYRYITNKEG, encoded by the coding sequence ATGCACCGGTTTCATGGTATAGTGTTGGCAGGGGGGAGCTCTTCCAGGTTCAATGGAGACAAGGCTTTTGCGATTTATCAAAGCAAGCCATTTTATCAGCATGCCATCGATCTCCTGACTCCATTAGTTGAACAGGTCTCTCTTGTTTGTCGACTTGATCAAACGAATGTGATAGCAGATCAACGTGTATCTGTTTTGACCGATGACGATCGATGTAGAGGAGAAGGGCCGCTTGCCGGCATCTATTCAGCTATGGTTGTCACGGATGCACAGTGGTATCTCGTTGTTCCAGTTGATACACCTTTCATGAAAAAAACGATCCTTCACGTTTTAATTGAACAGATGGACCCCACTTATGACGCGATCATTCCCTGTATTGATGGCCGTGTTCAGCCGTTAGTGGGTATTTACAATATAAATGTACTAGCAGTGATTCAAAAGCAGTTAGCAGACAATAAGCGTTCTATGCATCAGTTGCTTACAAGACTAAAGGTAAAATATGTGTCTTTCGGAGATAAAGAATCTTCTTGTTTTGTAAATATTAATTCTGCAGATGACTTTTATCGTTATATTACGAACAAAGAGGGGTGA
- a CDS encoding HesB/IscA family protein translates to MVINITENAKMQIQEMMKEEDAETVRLRFGVKGGGCSGLSYSLGFDYDVNEELDHTEESNGIPLTIQKFDIDVIQGTTIDFKQNMMGGGFTIDNPNAIVSCGCGSSFKAKEREGTPENC, encoded by the coding sequence ATGGTAATTAATATAACAGAAAATGCAAAAATGCAGATTCAAGAAATGATGAAGGAAGAGGATGCAGAAACAGTTCGCCTTCGTTTCGGTGTGAAAGGTGGAGGGTGCAGTGGTTTATCCTACTCACTTGGATTCGATTACGATGTAAACGAAGAGTTAGATCATACCGAAGAATCAAATGGTATTCCACTAACCATTCAGAAGTTCGACATTGATGTAATCCAAGGAACGACCATTGATTTCAAACAAAATATGATGGGTGGCGGATTCACCATCGATAATCCGAATGCTATCGTTTCTTGCGGATGCGGTTCATCCTTTAAAGCAAAAGAGCGTGAAGGAACACCGGAAAACTGTTAA
- a CDS encoding homoserine dehydrogenase yields the protein MNQVYVGLCGLGTVGTGVVKLLQNHAEEIKYKVGCEIHIEKILVHDIDKKRDVAIQAEWLTDNPDELVNNAEIDIIIEVMGGIEDTNLLLEKAIRNKKHIVTANKDLMAVHGQKLLRLAKENNCDILYDASVAGGIPIIRSLTEGLASDRIQKIMGIVNGTTNYILTKMTDDEVAFEPVLKEAQDLGFAESDPTSDVDGLDAARKMALLANLAFKMEISLEDVEVSGIRTISQEDITFATSLGYTIKLIGIASINDNGKVEVSVEPTLLPKDHPLAMVKNEFNAVYVYGEAVGETMFYGPGAGSMPTATAVVSDLMDVVKNIRLGITGNEYILPQFQKQLKEDDEKYMQYFIRMEVDDEAGTFQKITNVFLDESVSFQKILQLPSEQKKMAEIVMVTHKISKQQLLNSRENLKGLDVVNEIISCYRVDGED from the coding sequence ATGAATCAAGTCTACGTAGGGTTATGTGGTCTTGGAACAGTTGGTACAGGGGTAGTAAAGCTGTTGCAAAACCATGCCGAAGAAATCAAATATAAAGTGGGTTGTGAAATCCATATAGAAAAAATCCTGGTCCATGACATCGACAAGAAACGTGATGTTGCGATCCAGGCTGAATGGTTAACAGATAATCCAGATGAATTAGTGAATAATGCGGAAATAGATATTATTATTGAAGTGATGGGTGGTATTGAAGACACCAATCTGCTGTTGGAAAAAGCAATCCGCAATAAGAAGCATATCGTGACTGCCAATAAAGATCTAATGGCTGTACACGGACAGAAATTACTCCGTTTAGCGAAAGAAAATAATTGTGATATTTTGTATGATGCAAGTGTGGCCGGTGGTATTCCGATTATTCGTTCGTTAACAGAAGGACTTGCATCTGACCGTATTCAGAAAATTATGGGTATTGTTAATGGTACGACCAACTATATCCTTACGAAAATGACGGATGATGAAGTAGCATTTGAGCCAGTATTAAAAGAGGCACAGGATCTTGGGTTTGCTGAATCAGATCCAACATCAGATGTTGATGGATTAGATGCAGCACGAAAAATGGCACTATTAGCAAACCTTGCTTTCAAAATGGAAATCAGCCTAGAGGATGTAGAAGTATCAGGTATTCGAACTATTTCACAAGAAGATATTACATTTGCAACAAGTTTAGGGTATACTATTAAATTAATAGGGATTGCTTCAATTAATGACAATGGAAAAGTGGAAGTCAGCGTTGAACCAACCCTTTTGCCGAAAGACCATCCATTAGCAATGGTTAAAAATGAATTTAACGCCGTATATGTCTATGGTGAAGCAGTAGGGGAGACAATGTTCTACGGTCCTGGTGCAGGAAGCATGCCAACTGCAACAGCGGTTGTTTCGGACTTAATGGATGTCGTCAAGAACATTCGCTTAGGCATCACGGGAAATGAATATATATTACCTCAGTTTCAAAAGCAACTAAAAGAAGATGATGAGAAGTACATGCAATATTTCATTCGCATGGAAGTGGACGACGAAGCTGGTACTTTTCAGAAAATTACAAATGTATTTTTAGATGAAAGTGTTAGTTTCCAAAAGATTTTGCAATTACCATCTGAACAAAAGAAAATGGCGGAAATCGTCATGGTCACACACAAAATCAGCAAACAGCAATTATTAAATAGCAGAGAAAATCTAAAAGGATTAGACGTTGTTAATGAAATTATCAGTTGTTATCGCGTCGATGGGGAGGATTAA
- a CDS encoding YbaN family protein, producing the protein MERVIRFLWIIAGTLSLTTGLIGIIVPILPTTPLIILAGFCFGKSSPALHKWLVTNKYFGHYLQDYQNGKGVPLRIKGFAVVIVWTSVLFTLMIIPLLFVKLFVLAIAVFVSIFIFTSPLLKEKQPKTAPSFTE; encoded by the coding sequence ATGGAAAGAGTTATACGGTTTCTTTGGATAATTGCTGGTACTTTAAGTTTAACAACAGGTTTGATCGGCATCATTGTACCTATTTTGCCAACAACGCCATTAATAATTCTTGCTGGTTTTTGTTTTGGTAAATCATCACCTGCCTTACATAAGTGGCTGGTGACGAATAAATATTTTGGACACTATTTGCAGGATTATCAAAATGGCAAAGGTGTTCCACTGCGTATTAAAGGCTTCGCTGTGGTCATTGTTTGGACGAGTGTACTGTTTACCTTAATGATCATTCCTTTATTGTTCGTGAAACTCTTTGTATTAGCTATTGCTGTGTTTGTTAGTATATTTATTTTTACTTCTCCATTGTTAAAAGAAAAGCAGCCAAAAACCGCCCCTTCATTTACAGAATGA
- the mobB gene encoding molybdopterin-guanine dinucleotide biosynthesis protein B → MYVIQIVGYKNSGKTTFINQWIKTLTAKGLQTATIKHHGHGGDPDILTKKDSYKHYRAGASITTVIGENQLLMTAEKDKLPLDKLLNLYQLLGTDYVFVEGFKQWPLPKIVLIRDDREDVMHQLENVQLVSRGQIEEAMKMVETNLKLFEWHIESGR, encoded by the coding sequence ATGTATGTCATCCAAATAGTCGGCTATAAAAATAGTGGAAAAACCACTTTCATTAATCAATGGATTAAAACGTTAACCGCTAAAGGATTGCAAACGGCTACGATAAAGCATCATGGTCATGGTGGAGATCCGGATATACTGACAAAGAAAGATAGCTATAAGCATTATCGAGCAGGTGCTTCGATTACTACTGTCATTGGCGAGAATCAATTGTTGATGACAGCAGAGAAGGACAAACTGCCATTAGACAAGTTGTTAAACCTATATCAATTACTAGGTACAGATTATGTGTTTGTAGAAGGCTTCAAACAATGGCCATTGCCGAAAATAGTGCTGATAAGAGATGACCGGGAGGACGTTATGCATCAGCTAGAAAATGTGCAGCTGGTTAGTCGTGGACAGATAGAGGAAGCGATGAAAATGGTGGAAACCAACTTGAAATTGTTTGAGTGGCATATTGAGAGTGGAAGGTGA
- a CDS encoding tyrosine-type recombinase/integrase, with protein sequence MALKRRKRVTKLSQSVKEYPKLTGSQALDIVLAGKRAEGIRERTLKDYVKMYGYFEEWLNENYEFQYVNELSPEVFRNYINYLQYDKQKYSGHKLIDYEKQPIGLAKTTININLRALKALFNFLYREGMIEVNPVENVKLLRVENESDLKTALTDEEVKGILAQPNLREFVGFRDFVAINTLLDTGLRIQELLSLRAGDVDIASRFITIQAGRSKNLKARLVPMSTHVSKLLLQLITENREHFKTDRIFLSSYGEPIQANHFNKRLKYHAEKAGVEGKKVTAHIYRHTWAKNMILNGCDPFTLQKIGGWADIRTMRRYIQMDVTEMRSSHDQYSPVMKLNKRG encoded by the coding sequence ATGGCATTAAAACGGAGGAAGCGAGTCACTAAGTTATCGCAAAGTGTTAAGGAATATCCGAAGTTAACCGGAAGCCAGGCGCTAGACATTGTACTAGCAGGAAAACGGGCAGAAGGAATTCGAGAACGTACGCTAAAAGATTACGTTAAAATGTACGGCTATTTTGAAGAATGGTTAAACGAGAACTATGAATTTCAGTATGTTAACGAATTATCGCCGGAAGTCTTTCGTAATTACATTAACTATCTACAATACGACAAGCAGAAGTATAGCGGTCATAAGCTGATTGACTACGAAAAGCAACCGATAGGACTAGCAAAAACAACGATAAATATTAACTTGAGGGCTTTAAAGGCGCTATTTAACTTTCTATATCGTGAGGGAATGATCGAAGTTAATCCGGTTGAGAACGTTAAACTCCTTAGAGTTGAAAACGAGAGCGATTTAAAAACCGCCTTAACCGACGAGGAAGTTAAAGGAATATTAGCACAACCAAATTTAAGGGAGTTTGTAGGTTTCCGAGACTTTGTAGCGATTAATACGCTATTAGATACCGGATTACGTATACAAGAATTACTTTCTTTACGAGCCGGAGATGTCGATATTGCCTCTAGGTTTATTACGATACAGGCCGGAAGAAGTAAGAATCTAAAAGCTAGACTTGTGCCGATGTCGACGCATGTCTCTAAGTTACTCTTACAGTTAATAACGGAGAATAGAGAGCATTTCAAAACGGATCGAATTTTCCTATCTTCTTACGGAGAACCGATACAGGCTAATCACTTTAACAAACGTTTGAAGTATCACGCAGAAAAAGCTGGAGTAGAAGGCAAGAAAGTAACTGCACATATTTACCGCCACACCTGGGCGAAGAATATGATTCTTAACGGTTGCGATCCGTTCACGTTACAAAAGATCGGAGGCTGGGCAGACATACGCACCATGAGGCGATATATACAAATGGACGTTACGGAAATGAGATCGAGCCATGACCAATATTCGCCAGTTATGAAGCTAAACAAACGAGGATAA
- the moaD gene encoding molybdopterin converting factor subunit 1, whose amino-acid sequence MIKVLLFAQLQEEAKTDVIEIDFQEGTVAELKNMLQSQFKLSQLSESMIAINEAYALEQDMVRNGDTVAIIPPVSGG is encoded by the coding sequence ATGATTAAAGTATTGCTATTTGCTCAGTTACAGGAAGAAGCCAAAACAGATGTGATCGAAATCGATTTTCAGGAAGGCACCGTAGCTGAATTGAAAAATATGCTTCAATCACAATTTAAACTTAGCCAACTTTCGGAATCGATGATTGCAATAAATGAAGCATATGCATTAGAGCAAGACATGGTGAGAAACGGTGATACAGTAGCGATTATCCCTCCAGTTAGTGGTGGCTAA
- the dapF gene encoding diaminopimelate epimerase, whose translation MMEIPFTKMHGLGNSYIFINTFDYPVEDEKLHDLAIAVADKDTGIGSDGLILIHPTDKAEVGMRIFNRDGSEGKNCGNGLRCVAKFAYEHQLVSKKTFTIETKAGNVTAEVHGDKDYVEEVTVDMGEPILNRSAIPMKGDEVKQVVAEPFVVSDQELAVTTVSMGNPHAVFFVDDINQAPLTTLGPIIEKDARFPESVNVEFIEKVNDRELHFRVWERGSGVTQACGTGACASVVAAILNQTMEKAKEITVHLAGGDLYITWREDNRVWMRGKAETSITGIFFWQ comes from the coding sequence ATAATGGAAATACCTTTTACAAAAATGCATGGACTTGGTAACAGTTATATTTTTATCAATACTTTTGACTATCCCGTTGAGGATGAAAAATTACATGATCTGGCTATTGCTGTAGCTGATAAAGATACAGGAATCGGATCGGATGGTCTTATTTTAATCCATCCCACCGACAAGGCAGAAGTAGGTATGCGCATTTTTAATAGAGATGGATCAGAAGGGAAAAACTGTGGTAATGGCTTACGTTGTGTGGCCAAGTTCGCATATGAACATCAGCTGGTATCAAAGAAAACCTTCACCATTGAAACGAAAGCAGGAAATGTTACGGCCGAAGTGCACGGAGACAAAGATTATGTCGAAGAAGTAACTGTAGACATGGGAGAACCGATTTTAAATCGTTCAGCAATACCTATGAAAGGTGATGAGGTAAAGCAGGTAGTTGCCGAGCCTTTTGTGGTGAGTGATCAGGAATTAGCAGTTACTACCGTTTCGATGGGGAACCCACATGCTGTCTTTTTCGTCGATGATATAAATCAGGCACCATTAACAACACTCGGACCGATCATTGAAAAAGATGCACGCTTTCCAGAAAGTGTGAATGTAGAATTTATTGAAAAAGTGAATGATCGGGAATTACATTTCCGCGTGTGGGAGCGTGGGTCTGGTGTGACACAGGCATGCGGAACAGGAGCATGTGCATCCGTTGTGGCGGCTATTCTAAATCAAACAATGGAAAAAGCTAAAGAAATCACTGTCCATTTAGCTGGTGGTGATTTATATATTACCTGGAGAGAAGATAACAGAGTATGGATGAGAGGGAAAGCGGAGACTAGCATTACTGGCATTTTCTTCTGGCAGTAA
- a CDS encoding tyrosine-type recombinase/integrase has translation MANTTDKKGMIVDVQPLRTSEAINDFRESLSLAGKNSAQSQRNLLLFNIGINTGLRIGDIVKLRIEDVKGRSYLVIREGKTEKTRKVYLNSIMADISDYLDGKPSEGWLFPSRKGDGHISTTQAYRILAKAAELIGRKDIGTHTLRKTFGYHYYREKKDIATLMAIFNHSSQSVTKRYIGITDEEIEISLRDFSL, from the coding sequence ATGGCAAATACTACGGATAAAAAAGGTATGATCGTAGACGTACAACCTCTTAGAACTTCGGAGGCTATAAACGACTTTAGAGAGTCGCTTAGCTTAGCCGGTAAGAATAGCGCTCAAAGTCAGCGTAACCTTCTGCTTTTCAATATCGGCATTAATACCGGCTTACGGATCGGCGATATAGTGAAACTACGGATAGAAGACGTCAAAGGACGTTCATACCTGGTAATCCGTGAAGGTAAGACGGAAAAGACTCGTAAGGTATACCTTAATTCGATCATGGCCGACATATCCGACTACTTGGACGGTAAACCATCGGAAGGCTGGCTTTTCCCTAGCCGTAAAGGTGACGGACATATATCGACCACACAGGCCTATAGAATACTTGCGAAGGCTGCGGAATTAATCGGACGTAAGGACATAGGAACTCACACACTCCGGAAAACTTTCGGTTATCATTACTACCGGGAAAAGAAGGACATAGCGACGTTAATGGCGATCTTTAACCATTCGAGTCAATCCGTAACGAAAAGATATATCGGAATAACGGACGAGGAAATCGAAATAAGTCTACGTGACTTTAGCTTATAA
- a CDS encoding NifU family protein — MEQQSEQVQEVLNKLRPFLLRDGGDVELVDVEDGIVRLRLMGACGNCPSSTITLKAGIERALMAEVPGVTEIEQVF, encoded by the coding sequence ATGGAACAACAATCAGAGCAAGTACAAGAAGTGTTAAATAAATTACGTCCATTCTTGTTACGAGATGGTGGCGATGTCGAACTAGTAGACGTAGAGGATGGTATCGTTCGCTTACGTTTAATGGGTGCATGTGGCAACTGTCCAAGTTCCACCATTACATTAAAAGCAGGAATCGAACGCGCCTTAATGGCAGAAGTCCCAGGCGTAACCGAAATCGAACAGGTATTTTAA
- a CDS encoding DUF1450 domain-containing protein — MIRIKVAFCIKNLAKGTEKVRQQLITDPDMDVVEYGCTSYCGICRNYHVAIVNGKPIQADTPEALLENIEDYIDNELIDQL; from the coding sequence ATGATTAGAATCAAAGTAGCTTTCTGTATCAAAAATTTAGCCAAGGGAACAGAGAAGGTTCGTCAGCAGTTAATAACAGATCCTGATATGGATGTTGTAGAGTATGGCTGTACAAGTTACTGTGGGATATGCCGTAATTATCACGTAGCAATTGTCAATGGTAAACCCATACAAGCTGATACACCGGAAGCGTTACTTGAAAATATAGAGGACTATATCGATAATGAATTAATCGATCAGTTATAG
- a CDS encoding molybdenum cofactor biosynthesis protein MoaE has protein sequence MPSKHFEIVKNPIDINAIIQKVEDRNAGAITTFIGTVRELTGDKRTIYLEYQAYKPMAEKMLEQVGQEIGEKWSGTHVAITHRIGSLNISDIAVVIAVSSPHRKPAYQANEYAIERIKQIVPIWKKEQWEDGAAWIGDQLENVPYPTGKPEINGGDQDD, from the coding sequence ATGCCAAGCAAACATTTTGAAATTGTCAAAAATCCCATTGATATAAATGCTATTATTCAAAAAGTTGAGGATCGCAATGCAGGAGCGATTACGACCTTTATTGGAACGGTAAGAGAATTGACGGGCGATAAACGTACCATTTATTTGGAATATCAAGCTTACAAACCGATGGCAGAGAAAATGCTTGAGCAAGTTGGACAAGAAATTGGCGAAAAATGGTCAGGTACACACGTCGCTATAACGCATCGTATTGGTTCACTAAATATTTCTGATATTGCTGTTGTAATTGCTGTCTCTTCTCCACATCGAAAACCGGCATATCAGGCCAATGAATATGCGATAGAACGAATTAAACAAATAGTGCCGATATGGAAAAAAGAGCAATGGGAAGATGGAGCGGCATGGATTGGCGATCAATTAGAGAATGTACCATACCCTACAGGTAAGCCAGAGATAAATGGAGGGGATCAGGATGATTAA
- the thrB gene encoding homoserine kinase, translated as MNWSIKVPSSTSNLGAGFDSIGLALNLYLELDISKAEQWEFIPKSECLKGIPSGKGNLVYEIVEQVAEKYDKAQDIPACRVEMTSHIPLARGLGSSATAIIAGIELANVLLQLQLTTSEKLQIATDIEGHPDNVAPCLLGGCVIGHYDGEVSYTKIPVNGVTFVALIPSFELKTKDARAVLPDTFSFKESVQASSVANVSVAAICRGDWRTLGKMMEKDHFHQPYRKSLISHYDELYDYLLEEAYGVFLSGAGPTMIAVVDDKKVFLTLKKWRNDYPEFKWLPLQVENSGAKVDRIQEQAQ; from the coding sequence ATGAACTGGTCGATTAAAGTACCATCGAGTACCTCAAATTTAGGGGCAGGTTTCGACTCGATTGGTCTAGCATTAAATCTCTATTTAGAGCTCGATATCTCCAAAGCAGAGCAATGGGAGTTCATTCCGAAATCCGAGTGTCTTAAAGGAATACCGTCTGGAAAAGGTAATTTAGTCTATGAAATTGTGGAACAGGTAGCAGAGAAATACGACAAGGCTCAAGATATTCCTGCTTGTCGTGTAGAAATGACCAGCCATATTCCGTTAGCAAGAGGCCTTGGAAGTAGTGCAACAGCAATTATCGCTGGTATTGAACTTGCGAATGTGTTGCTACAATTACAACTGACCACTAGTGAGAAACTTCAGATCGCAACCGATATTGAAGGTCATCCGGATAATGTGGCACCATGTCTGCTAGGAGGATGTGTGATTGGGCATTATGACGGCGAAGTTTCATATACCAAGATTCCAGTGAATGGTGTTACGTTTGTAGCACTGATTCCAAGCTTTGAACTAAAAACAAAGGATGCGCGGGCAGTACTGCCGGATACTTTCTCGTTTAAAGAAAGCGTCCAGGCAAGCAGTGTAGCCAATGTCAGTGTTGCTGCTATTTGCAGAGGAGACTGGCGAACACTAGGAAAAATGATGGAGAAGGACCATTTTCATCAGCCGTATCGTAAATCATTAATATCACATTATGATGAACTGTATGATTATTTGCTCGAAGAAGCATATGGTGTCTTCTTAAGTGGAGCGGGTCCGACAATGATCGCGGTAGTTGATGACAAAAAAGTTTTTCTTACATTAAAGAAATGGCGAAATGATTATCCTGAGTTCAAGTGGCTGCCACTTCAAGTCGAAAATAGTGGAGCAAAAGTGGACAGAATACAAGAACAAGCTCAATAG
- a CDS encoding phosphatidylglycerophosphatase A family protein — MKKNLTELEQKARQWLKDRGVQLEDIADLVYFLQNDYQDGLTLELCYENVDSVIGKREVQNAIITGIQLDMLAEQNKLESPLQEILETDESLYGIDEVIALSIVNVYGSIGFTNYGYIDKMKPGILEKLNDKSNGCHTFLDDIVGAIAAAASSRLAHRAVNDETIDDE, encoded by the coding sequence ATGAAAAAAAACTTAACTGAATTAGAACAAAAAGCACGCCAATGGTTGAAGGATCGCGGTGTACAGCTGGAGGATATAGCTGATCTAGTTTATTTTCTGCAAAATGACTACCAAGACGGATTAACCTTGGAATTATGTTATGAAAATGTGGATAGCGTTATCGGAAAACGTGAAGTGCAAAATGCTATCATTACAGGGATTCAATTAGATATGCTAGCCGAACAAAATAAGTTAGAATCTCCATTGCAAGAGATTCTTGAAACAGATGAAAGTCTTTATGGCATTGATGAAGTCATAGCGTTATCGATAGTTAATGTTTACGGTTCAATTGGTTTCACCAACTATGGCTACATCGATAAAATGAAGCCAGGTATTTTAGAGAAATTAAATGATAAATCAAATGGCTGTCATACCTTTTTAGATGATATCGTCGGTGCAATAGCAGCAGCCGCTTCTTCCAGACTTGCACACCGTGCCGTTAATGACGAAACCATTGATGATGAATAA